In bacterium 336/3, the following proteins share a genomic window:
- a CDS encoding redoxin domain protein, translating into MALKLNSIAPNFDLPSTNGKNISLENDLKGKPCIVYFYPKDFTPGCTKEACEFRDQFATFRNLNIDVFGISRDNVETHLKFKEQHKLPFELLSDVDGKVCKSYDALIPIVGIPKRISYLLDAEHKVLAVYQDFFGAEDHIKEMLKKIQTV; encoded by the coding sequence ATGGCTTTAAAACTTAATTCTATTGCTCCCAATTTTGATTTGCCTTCAACTAATGGGAAAAATATTTCCTTAGAAAATGATCTAAAAGGAAAACCTTGTATAGTTTATTTTTATCCAAAAGATTTTACACCTGGCTGTACCAAAGAGGCTTGTGAATTTAGAGACCAATTTGCCACTTTTAGAAACTTGAATATTGATGTATTTGGCATCAGTAGAGATAATGTAGAAACTCATCTGAAATTTAAAGAGCAGCACAAATTGCCTTTTGAGTTACTTTCTGATGTAGATGGTAAAGTTTGCAAATCCTATGATGCTCTTATTCCAATTGTAGGTATTCCAAAAAGGATTTCTTATCTTTTGGATGCAGAACATAAAGTTTTAGCTGTTTATCAAGACTTTTTTGGAGCAGAAGATCACATCAAAGAAATGCTCAAAAAAATACAAACAGTTTAA